In Zonotrichia albicollis isolate bZonAlb1 chromosome 26, bZonAlb1.hap1, whole genome shotgun sequence, a genomic segment contains:
- the LOC141731832 gene encoding uncharacterized protein LOC141731832 yields MWITIKLQVFSSGKYFTQFHTDSGSGLECGKSFRRSSNLISHQMIHTREWPYKCGECGKGFSYNSALVTHQRIHTGERPYECPQCQKRFQTSSDLLLHQRIHTEERPFLCPDCGKGFKHNFTLIRHRRIHTGERSYECPQCGQSFSQSLELVMHEQLHDGERHYKCLECGKSFRWRSALITHKRIHTGERPYECEECGKRFRCSSHLIVHKRIHTEERPYACPRCPKTFRTSSNYLSHQRIHTEERPFCCPECGKGFRRHSYLIIHQRIHTEVKPYECPTCGRRFRTSTNLHLHEQIHNPERPFRCPDCRKGFKNKFTLITHQHIHTRERHYKFSTSWEELLHELGLDKTPMESAKREIL; encoded by the exons ATGTGGATCACCATCAAGCTGCAAGTGTTTTCTAGTGGGAAGTATTTTACCCAGTTCCATACAGATTCTGGTTCTGG cttggagtgtgggaagagcttcagacgGAGCTCCaacctgatcagccaccagatgatccacacccgggaatggccctacaagtgtggggaatgtgggaagggcttcagctacaaCTCTGCCCTTGtcacccaccaacgcatccacactggggagaggccttatgagtgtccccagtgtcagaagaggtttcagaccagctccgatctcctcctgcaccagcgcattcacacagaggagaggcccttcctctgccctgactgcgggaagggcttcaagcacaactttaccctcatcaggcaccggcgcatccacactggggagaggtcctacgagtgtccccagt gtggacagagcttcagccagagtttGGAACTGGTGAtgcatgagcagcttcatgatggagagAGGCAttacaagtgcttggagtgtgggaagagcttcagatgGCGCAGTGCCCTGATCACCCAcaaacgcatccacactggggagaggccctacgagtgtgaggAGTGTGGGAAGCGCTTCAGGTGCAGCTCTCACCTCATTGTCCACAAACGCATCCACACTGAGGAGAGGCCCTACGCGTGTCCCAGGTGTCCGAAGACATTTCGGACCAGCTCCAATTACCTCTCCCACCAGCGGAttcacaccgaggagaggcccttctgctgccctgagtgtgggaagggctttagGCGCCACTCCTACCTCATTatccaccagcgcatccacacagaGGTGAAGCCCTATGAGTGCCCCACCTGTGGGAGGAGGTTCCGGACCAGCACAAATCTCCACCTGCATGAGCAGATTCACAACCCGGAGAGGCCattccgctgccctgactgcaggaagggcttcaagAATAAATtcaccctcatcacccaccagcaTATCCACACTAGGGAGAGGCACTACAAGTTCTCCACATCATGGGAAGAGCTTCTTCATGAGCTCGGCCTTGACAAGACACCAATGGAGTCAGCAAAAAGGGAAATTCTGTGA